The Mycolicibacterium flavescens genomic interval GTCGCATCCGACTCGTGGACCAACGTGTCGGTGAACGCGAGCCCCATCGCGCCCGCCCCCACGACCAAGTAGTCGGCCTCCAGCGTCCTGCCCATCTATCGCACGCTATCGAAGAACTTCGCGACGTCGTCGACGTACAGGTCGGGCTGCTCGAACGCCGCGAAGTGACCACCGCGCGGCATCGTCGTCCAATGGGTGATGTTGTATCCGTTCTCGCACCAGTCGCGCGGGGCCTGCAGGATCTCTTTGGGAAAGGATGCGACGCCGGTCGGGAGTTCGACGCGGTCGAACCCGCCGAACGCGTTGAAGCTCTCCCAGTAGAGCCGGGCCGACGACGCGCCCGATGCGGTCAGCCAGTACAGCATCACGTTGTCAAGGAGTTCGTCTTTGGTCAGCACATTCTCCGGATGGCCGTCGCAGTCCATCCACGACCAGAACTTCTCCACGATCCACGCCAGCTGCCCGACCGGGGAGTCGACGAGGCCATAGCCGAGGGTCTGCGGACGGGTCGACTGCTGTTTGGAATAACCCGAATCCCACTTCTGGTAGTACGCGCCACGTTCCAGCGCCCGCTTCTCCTCTTCGGTCGGATTCTCGAGCTTGCCGGGTGGGAACCCGAGCGGCATGTTCAGGTGGATCGCTTTGCAGCGGCCCCCGTTGCGGCCGATCTGCGTGGTGACCGCGGCACCCCAGTCGCCGCCCTGCGCGCCGAACCGGTCATAGCCCAGCTCGCTCATCAGGGTGTCCCAGGCCGAGGCGATCTTCTCGATGCCCCAACCTGTTTCGGTGGGTTTTCCGGAGAAGCCGTAACCCGGCAGCGACGGGCAGACGACGTCGAAGCCGCGCTCGGTGAGCGGTTCGATCACCTTGTGGAACTCGACGATCGACCCCGGCCAGCCGTGGGTGATCAGCAACGGGAACGCATCGGCCTGCGACGAGCGCTGATGGATGAAGTGGATGTCGAGCCCGTCGATCTCGGTGGTGTAGTGGTCGAACCGGTTCAACGCCGCCTCGCGGGCCCGCCAGTCGTAACCCTCGGCCCAGTACTCGGCCAGCTCGCGGGTGTAGGCCAGCGGAATGCCCTGGCTCCAGTCGTCGACACATTCGGCCTCGGCCCACCGCGTTCGGCGCAACCGCGACTGCAGGTCGGCGAGGTCGTCGTCGGGAATCGCGATGCGGAACGGGCGGATGGCTGCCATGTCCGGATCCTGTCACGGGATGAATTCCTGCGACCGCCGGAGTCGGTATCTACATGACGACGATCGGAACGGTCGGGCGACGGGCGTGCGCCGTACTCGCGGCGGGATCGGCCCTGTTACACGCGGCCATGCTCGGCCACGCGGAACGTCCGTTCACCGCCGCGGTGTTGGCCGCGATGGTCGGGGCATGCCTGTACTGCGCGCGTGACCTGTGGCGCGACGGGCGACAGCGCACCTGGGTAGCCGTCGCGCTGATGAACCTGGCGATGATCGCGCTGCATCTGCCCGGGCCCGGCCATCACCACGGTGCGGCGGCGACCAACGGCCCCTCGACCGTGATGGCCGTGGCCACAGTGGTCGCCATGGTCGAGGCGGGCATCGCCGCGGCCGTGCTGTACGGGCACAGCCGGGCCACGGCGGTGGAGTTCAGCGGTAGACCAGACCGCTGAACCTGCGCGCCAGGCCGCTGCGCACCGCGGGCACGAGCCCGGCCAGCCGGATCGCCGTGTTGCGGATCGGGCGCGCGGCGCGGGGGAGGGTGGCCAGCCGGGTGAGGCGATCGGTCATCTCCACGACCTCCTGCGCGATGGGGCGCCGCGACTCGCTGTAGTCGTCGAGCCGGGCGTCGGGTTCGCCTGCGAGAACAGCGGTCAGCGCGTCGGCGAGTGCCACCGCGTCCTGGATGCCGAGGTTCATGCCCTGCCCGCCGGCGGGACTGTGCACATGCGCGGCGTCACCGGCCAGCAGCAGCCGGCCCGCGCGGAAGGTGTCGGCGACCCGGTGGTGAACGCGGAAGCGTGAACCCCAGATCACCGCGTTCACCGTCGGCGCCGCGGCGCCGATACGGGCGTCGAGGATCTGCTGAACGAACGCCTGCGATGGCTCCTCGGGCGCGTCGGCGACCGGCGCGACGATCCGATGAACGCCGTCGGGCAGCGGTGCTACCACGGTCAGCCCCTCCTTGGCCCAGTACAGGATGACCTCGTCGGAGGGCGCGCGGCCGGTGAGCCGGGCGTCGGCGAGCACGAACGACTCGTCGTACACGCTGCCTTCGAAGCCGATGTGAGCCTGCTCCCGCACGAGGCTGCGGATTCCGTCGGCGCCGACGACGTAGCGTGCGCGGAGGGCGTCGCCGTCGTCGAACGTCGCGGTGACTCCGGTCCGATCCTCGGCGAGCGTGGTCAGGGTCTTCGGGCGCAGCACACGACCGCCAATTTCCTCCAGTCGCTCGAGCAACAGGCGTTCGGTGGTGGCCTGCGACACCATCAACGAATACGGATACTCGGTCGGCAGCCCGCTGAAGTCGACCGGGATCAGCGTGCGGCCGCGGTCGCGGATCGTGAACCGTGACGCCTGCACCCCCTCCTTGACCAGCCGCCTGGCCACGTCGAACGCTTCGAGCACCTCGAGTGTGCGGGCATTGACCACCGCTGCGCGCGACGTATTGGCGCCCGCGGCCTGGCGATCGACCACCGTCGTCGCCACGCCGTGCGAGACCAACGCCACCGCTGCGGCCAGTCCGGTCGGGCCCGCCCCGACGATCAGGACATCGGTGTCGTGGGTGTTCATCGTCTTCTCCTTCCGCCGGCCGTCTATGCCAACGCTTGTTGACATCACTATGTACTCTGGTTCAGCCTCTTGTCAACACTTGTTGGCCTACACTTGTTGGCATGCGGAGATCCTCGGAGCAGACCAAGGCGGTCATCCTGGCGGCAGCACGCGACCGGTTCGCTCGATCGGGTTTCGAACGAGCCACCATCCGGGCCATTGCCGCGGACGCCGGCATCGACCCGTCGATGGTGATGCGGTACTTCGGCAACAAGAACCAGTTGTTCGCGGCGGCCGCCGACTTCGACCTGCAGATCCCCGACCTGTCCGGTGTCGATCCCGGTGACGTCGGGGCCAGCCTGGTGTCCCACTTCATGAACCGGTGGGAGCGCGATGAGGCGCTGATCGTGCTGCTGCGGTCGAGCGCGACCAACAACGATGCCGCGCAACGGATGAGCGACATCTTCACCCGGCAGCTGCTGCCCGTCGTCGCCGCGATCAACCCCGTCGCACCGGAGCGGCGGGCGGTGTTGATCGCCACGCAGACGCTGGGGTTGGCGCTGTGCCGGTACGTGCTGCAGCTTCCGCCGATCGTCGCGATGTCGCACGAGGAGATCGTCGCGGCGGTGGGACCGACGGTGCAGCGTTATCTCGACGCCCCGTAATAATCGGCGGTGATGTGGACCCCGACGCTTCTTTCGATTGCCGCCGCCACGCTGCTGGCCTGTGTCGTATTCGGAGGCGGCCTTTACGAGACCGTCGTCGTCGACCCCGCGTGGCCCAAGCGGCCTGGCATCATCCAGGCGCACAACGGCGGTCTCTCGCGCCGCCGGTTCTGGATCCCGGCGCACACCGCATTCGAGGTGCTGCTCGTCGTCGCGCTCATCGCCGCGTGGTCCCACGCCGACGTGCGTACCGCGTTGCTGGTGGCGCTGGCCAGCCATGCAGTGATGCGGGTGTGGTCGCTGGTCGACTTCATACCGAAGGCGGTGGCGTTCGAGAGGGGCGATCCTGCGGAGGTCGACGAGTCCGCGGCGGTGCGCTGGACCCGGCGAAGTTGGCTGCGGTTGCCGCTTGACCTCGTCACCTGCATCGCGATGCTCGCCGCGCTGGCGCTCGCATAGACCGGTTGATCAACGGGCATAGCTAGGCCATGAGTCAGGACGCCGGCCGGGGGCCGCAGGAGAATCCGCAGGCCTCCGAGTGATCGACCGGCTGCAACAACAGACAGGACGGAACCAATCATGATCTCGACCGAGGATGTACGCACGCTGCTGCAGTCCGAAGAGAGAAATGCCATCCTGGTCGTCGTCGAAGGCCGGGTGGAGGTGATCAGTGCGGGCCGACTCGCTTCGGCCGACTACCGCGGCGCCCTTGAGGTGGCGTCCCGCGACGACCTGGTGCAACGCATCGGTGAGGCGCCGTCCGACCGCGAAATCGAAGAGCAGGCAGCACAACTGGACACCGCGGTCTCCGAGCTGGGCGGCTGATTGCCCAAAGCTGGGTCAGGCCTCGATCTCGCCGACGATCTTGCGTTCGATGCTCGCCCGAGTCGTCGGGGGCAGCACGATGAGGCCGTCGAGTTCCTTCTGCGCCCGGGCGTAGGCCGCTTTCCGCTCGTCGGAGGTCGCCGCGTCGTCGGATGCGAGCCGAAGCAAATGCTGGGCCCGTTCGATGCGAGCCTGGTCTTCGGTCGAGAAATCGCTGCGACGCCTGCGAATCGCGTCGGCCTCGGCGATGTCGAACGCCGCCACATACTCGTGCACCGCGTCGCGGTAGTCGATCTGCGTGGCGCGGTCGGCGATGATGTCGTCGACGGATTCGGGGCGCAGCAGATCCGCGCGACTCCTGGCCTTGTGAAATGCGAGCGTCAACGGAGCGCTCATGTCGGTCATCAGCGGAAAGTCCAACAGCTTCGCGACGTCGATCTCGTACTCGAGCCAGCGGGCGTCGGTGTCGGCGTGACGCTGCATCACCTTGGCCATCTCGCGCCGGTTCGCCGCTTCATGACTGCGTGCCCGGCCCGACGCCTCGGCCAGCGCCACCTTGGTCTCCTGCTTGATCCGATAGCGCTCGAGTCGGCGTTGCGCACGACGTTCGTTGGCAGCCGCGACCGCGCGCACACCGCCCGCGATCACGCCCCCGAAGGGAAAGATCAGCCACCAGAAGTTTCCGGCGAAATGGAGCAGGGCTTCCATCCAACCCAGCATGCCATCGGATGGTGGCCGCTCGGTGTCACAGGCCGATGCTCCGGTAGCGCTGCAGCCGCGTCCGCAGCCGTTCCTCTCCGGGAACCGACCGCAGCGAGTGCAGTTCGTTGGCGACGACGGCCGACAGCCGCTGCGTGAACTGCATGGGTTCGTCGGCGGCATCGGGGATTTCGGGGACGATCACGTCGACGATACCGTTGCGCAGCAGGTCTGCCGACCGAATACCTTGGGCCGCAGCCAGTTCCGGGGCATGGTCGAGATCCCGGAACACGATCGCGCTGGCTCCCTCCGGCGGGAGCGGCGCCAGCCAGCCGTGCAGCGCCGCCAACACCCGGTCGGCCGGCACCATCGCCAGCGCCGGTCCGCCGCTGCCCTGACCCAACAGCACCGACACCGTCGGCGTATCCAGGGTGACCAGTTCGGCCAGGCAGCGCGCGATCTCGCCGGCCAGCCCGCCTTGCTCGGCCTCGACGGTCAATGCGGGCCCGGCCGTGTCGATCACGAGCACCAGCGGCAGTTGCAGACCTTCGGCCAGCGCCATGCCCCGACGCGCCTCAAGCAGCGCCACAGGCCCGACCATCCCGCCGACCACACGTTGTTGTCCGAGCACCACCGCCGGCTGCCCGCCGAACCGCGCCAGCGCCAACAGCGTCGTCGCCGCCTCACCCTGTCCCGTGCCCGACAACAGCACCCGCTCGGTCGTCCCGTGCCGCAGCAGATACCCCACACCCGGGCGGTCTGGCCGCCGCGAGGCCTCCACCGACTCCCACGCCGGCACGTCGGGCAACGGCCCGAGTTCGGGTGCGGACGGCGGCGAGCCCGGCGGATCGGCGACCACCGTCAGCGTCCGGTCCAACGTGGCGCGCAGTGCGTCGAGCGGGACCACCCCGTCGACGACGCCGTGGCGGTGCAGGTTCTCGGCGGTCTGAATGCCCTCGGGAAACGGCTCACCGTAGAGGTGTTCGTACACCCTCGGCCCGAGGAAGCCGATCAGCGAGCCGGGTTCGGCGCCGGTCACATGGCCCAGCGATCCCCACGACGCGAACACCCCGCCGGTAGTGGGATGCCGCAGGTACACCAGATACGGTAGATGCGCGCGTTTGTGCAGTTCGACGGCCGCGGCGATCTTGACCATCTGCAGGAACGCAACCGTGCCCTCCTGCATCCTGGTGCCACCCGAACTCGGCGAGGCCAGCAGCGGCAGCCGCTGCGCCGTCGCCCGTTGCACCGCGGCGGTGATCCGCTCGGCCGCGGCCACCCCGATCGAGCCGGCAAGGAAGTCGAACTCGCACAGCACCACGGCGACTCGACGGCCGAACACCGTGCCTTCTCCGGTTACCACCGACTCGTCCAAGCCCGTCTTGGCGGCCGCGGCGGACAGCGCCCGCTGATAGTCGCCGTCGGCCCCGACATCCAGCGGAGGGCCGTCCCAACTGCGAAACGACCCGGGGTCCAGCACGGCATCGCGCACCTCGAGGGCACCGATCCGGCTCACAGCAACAGGCTAGAGCGCTTTATATAGGCTCGCTCCCATGATTGGTGTGACCCGCGACGGCCACGTGATGACCCTGGAGATGCAACGCGAGGACCGCCGCAACGCGCTCAACGCCGAACTCGTCGACGGGCTTCGCGAAGCGATCGAGAAGGCCGGCGCCGAGGACGTCCGCGCGATCGTGCTGACCGGCGCGGGCCACGTCTTCAGCTCCGGCGCCGACCTCTCCGGCGGCCAGGGGGTCGCCGACGAACTGCCCGATAAGGCGCGGGCGCTCAACCTGGCCATCGATGCGGCGCCGGTGCCGGTCATCGGCGCCATCAACGGACCCGCGATCGGCGCCGGGGTGATCCTGTCCATGATCTGCGACCTG includes:
- a CDS encoding alpha/beta hydrolase, coding for MAAIRPFRIAIPDDDLADLQSRLRRTRWAEAECVDDWSQGIPLAYTRELAEYWAEGYDWRAREAALNRFDHYTTEIDGLDIHFIHQRSSQADAFPLLITHGWPGSIVEFHKVIEPLTERGFDVVCPSLPGYGFSGKPTETGWGIEKIASAWDTLMSELGYDRFGAQGGDWGAAVTTQIGRNGGRCKAIHLNMPLGFPPGKLENPTEEEKRALERGAYYQKWDSGYSKQQSTRPQTLGYGLVDSPVGQLAWIVEKFWSWMDCDGHPENVLTKDELLDNVMLYWLTASGASSARLYWESFNAFGGFDRVELPTGVASFPKEILQAPRDWCENGYNITHWTTMPRGGHFAAFEQPDLYVDDVAKFFDSVR
- the pcpB_1 gene encoding 2-polyprenyl-6-methoxyphenol hydroxylase-like oxidoreductase translates to MNTHDTDVLIVGAGPTGLAAAVALVSHGVATTVVDRQAAGANTSRAAVVNARTLEVLEAFDVARRLVKEGVQASRFTIRDRGRTLIPVDFSGLPTEYPYSLMVSQATTERLLLERLEEIGGRVLRPKTLTTLAEDRTGVTATFDDGDALRARYVVGADGIRSLVREQAHIGFEGSVYDESFVLADARLTGRAPSDEVILYWAKEGLTVVAPLPDGVHRIVAPVADAPEEPSQAFVQQILDARIGAAAPTVNAVIWGSRFRVHHRVADTFRAGRLLLAGDAAHVHSPAGGQGMNLGIQDAVALADALTAVLAGEPDARLDDYSESRRPIAQEVVEMTDRLTRLATLPRAARPIRNTAIRLAGLVPAVRSGLARRFSGLVYR
- a CDS encoding transcriptional regulator, with the protein product MRRSSEQTKAVILAAARDRFARSGFERATIRAIAADAGIDPSMVMRYFGNKNQLFAAAADFDLQIPDLSGVDPGDVGASLVSHFMNRWERDEALIVLLRSSATNNDAAQRMSDIFTRQLLPVVAAINPVAPERRAVLIATQTLGLALCRYVLQLPPIVAMSHEEIVAAVGPTVQRYLDAP
- a CDS encoding FAD-dependent pyridine nucleotide-disulfide oxidoreductase yields the protein MISTEDVRTLLQSEERNAILVVVEGRVEVISAGRLASADYRGALEVASRDDLVQRIGEAPSDREIEEQAAQLDTAVSELGG
- the accD gene encoding acetyl-CoA carboxylase subunit beta, with translation MSRIGALEVRDAVLDPGSFRSWDGPPLDVGADGDYQRALSAAAAKTGLDESVVTGEGTVFGRRVAVVLCEFDFLAGSIGVAAAERITAAVQRATAQRLPLLASPSSGGTRMQEGTVAFLQMVKIAAAVELHKRAHLPYLVYLRHPTTGGVFASWGSLGHVTGAEPGSLIGFLGPRVYEHLYGEPFPEGIQTAENLHRHGVVDGVVPLDALRATLDRTLTVVADPPGSPPSAPELGPLPDVPAWESVEASRRPDRPGVGYLLRHGTTERVLLSGTGQGEAATTLLALARFGGQPAVVLGQQRVVGGMVGPVALLEARRGMALAEGLQLPLVLVIDTAGPALTVEAEQGGLAGEIARCLAELVTLDTPTVSVLLGQGSGGPALAMVPADRVLAALHGWLAPLPPEGASAIVFRDLDHAPELAAAQGIRSADLLRNGIVDVIVPEIPDAADEPMQFTQRLSAVVANELHSLRSVPGEERLRTRLQRYRSIGL